One genomic segment of Stenotrophomonas sp. 704A1 includes these proteins:
- a CDS encoding LysR family transcriptional regulator, protein MNLLQLIRSFTRTAETGSIAAAARTLGISATAVGQNINRLEAHLGVRLLNRSTRQLALSEAGTLYLAQVRHIEADLARAQAMVTSGDIEPAGPLRIASSRAFGRHVLAPLLPALQQRHPQLQLELRLTDRAVQHGPETVDASIRIGAQLEDGVVARQLARIPFVFCASPAYLQAHGTPQQPAELACHRGLLHRFPTDGRPLRWGLLKEGQRVDAALPPSMVCDDIDALAELAAAGAGITRLAAFVAAPYLRDGRLQAVFDAGSPWQPAPMEVFFCVSDRRDFTAKIRALFEHLQAGLPPAWRV, encoded by the coding sequence GAACCTGTTGCAGCTCATCCGCAGCTTCACCCGCACCGCAGAGACCGGCAGCATTGCCGCTGCGGCCCGTACCCTTGGCATCAGTGCCACCGCGGTCGGCCAGAACATCAACCGGCTGGAAGCCCACCTGGGGGTGCGCCTGCTGAACCGCAGCACGCGGCAGCTGGCACTCAGCGAAGCCGGCACGCTGTACCTGGCCCAGGTGCGCCACATCGAAGCTGACCTGGCGCGTGCGCAGGCGATGGTCACTTCCGGTGACATCGAGCCGGCCGGGCCGCTGCGCATCGCCAGCAGCCGGGCGTTTGGCCGGCACGTGCTGGCGCCGTTGCTGCCCGCGCTGCAGCAGCGCCACCCGCAACTGCAGCTGGAACTGCGGCTGACCGACCGGGCCGTGCAGCATGGCCCGGAAACGGTCGACGCCAGCATCCGTATCGGTGCACAGCTGGAAGACGGCGTCGTGGCACGGCAGCTGGCGCGCATCCCGTTCGTGTTCTGCGCATCCCCGGCCTATCTGCAGGCGCACGGGACGCCACAGCAACCGGCGGAGCTGGCGTGCCACCGTGGCCTGCTGCACCGCTTCCCCACCGATGGCCGGCCGCTGCGCTGGGGACTGCTGAAGGAGGGCCAGCGGGTGGATGCGGCGCTGCCGCCGAGCATGGTCTGCGATGACATCGACGCCCTGGCCGAACTGGCCGCCGCCGGTGCCGGCATTACCCGGCTGGCGGCGTTCGTGGCCGCGCCCTACCTGCGCGACGGGCGTCTGCAGGCGGTGTTCGATGCCGGCAGCCCCTGGCAACCGGCACCGATGGAGGTCTTCTTCTGCGTCAGCGACCGCCGCGACTTCACCGCCAAGATCCGCGCGCTGTTCGAGCACCTGCAGGCCGGCCTGCCGCCGGCCTGGCGGGTGTAG